One Solanum lycopersicum chromosome 2, SLM_r2.1 genomic region harbors:
- the LOC101260985 gene encoding protein CELLULOSE SYNTHASE INTERACTIVE 1-like, whose product MADLVKQILTKPIQLADQVIKAADEASSFKQECTDLRSKTEKLVALLRQAARAGNDLYERPTRRIIDDTEQVLEKALALVLKCRAHGLVKRVFTIIPAAQFRKMSSQLENSIGDVSWLLRVSASADERADDCLGLPPIAANEPILCLIWEQIAILYTGSVDDRSDAANSLVSLARDNDRYGKLIIEEGGVGPLLKLLKEGKSEGQENAARAIGLLGRDPESVEHMIHAGVCSVFAKILKEGPMKVQAVVAWAVSELAAHYPKCQDLFHQHNTIRLLVSHLAFETVQEHSKYAIVSKATSMHHAVVLASNTNGSATDTAHKLIEDDDKNHTLPHPLGNKKPSHMHSVVATAMKGQIKQPQQNPINGLNQTKVNGNNSQKQNQAHHHSQHSLSSSGLNNKGRELEDPATKAYMKAMAARALWKLAKGNSPICRSITESRALLCFAVLLEKGPEDVQYDSAMAIMEITSVAEVDAELRRSAFKPNSPACKAVVDQLLRIIEQADSDLLVPCVKAIGSLARTFRATETRMITPLVKLLDEREADISKEAAIALKKFASSDNYLHLDHSKAIISAGGAKHLIQLVYFGEQIVQSPSLLLLCYIALHVPDSEELAQAEVLTVLEWASKQSYLIQDEYMESLLQEAKSRLELYQSRGSRGFH is encoded by the coding sequence ATGGCGGATTTAGTGAAGCAGATCTTGACAAAGCCGATCCAGTTAGCAGACCAGGTGATAAAGGCAGCTGATGAGGCAAGTTCGTTCAAGCAAGAATGTACTGATCTCAGGTCCAAAACTGAGAAACTTGTGGCTCTTCTCCGACAGGCTGCACGCGCCGGCAACGACCTTTATGAACGGCCCACGCGTCGGATCATTGACGACACCGAACAAGTTCTTGAGAAAGCTTTGGCTCTTGTGCTCAAGTGCAGAGCCCATGGACTTGTTAAGCGAGTTTTTACCATCATCCCTGCTGCACAATTCCGTAAAATGTCTTCTCAATTGGAAAACTCCATTGGTGACGTGTCTTGGCTTCTCCGTGTTTCGGCTTCAGCTGATGAACGAGCTGATGACTGTTTGGGTCTCCCTCCTATTGCTGCGAATGAGCCAATTTTATGCCTAATTTGGGAGCAGATCGCTATTTTGTACACGGGTAGTGTTGATGACAGATCAGACGCGGCTAATTCGCTTGTTTCTTTAGCCAGAGACAATGACCGGTATGGGAAATTGATTATTGAAGAAGGTGGAGTTGGGCCATTGCTGAAATTATTGAAGGAAGGGAAATCAGAAGGTCAGGAGAATGCTGCTAGGGCAATTGGTCTTCTTGGGCGTGACCCGGAAAGCGTTGAACACATGATACATGCTGGGGTTTGCTCAGTGTTTGCGAAAATCCTCAAAGAAGGTCCTATGAAGGTTCAAGCAGTGGTGGCTTGGGCAGTATCTGAGCTTGCTGCTCATTATCCCAAATGTCAAGATCTTTTTCACCAGCATAATACAATTCGATTGCTGGTTAGTCATCTAGCTTTCGAGACGGTTCAGGAGCATAGCAAATACGCCATTGTCAGCAAAGCCACATCGATGCACCACGCTGTTGTCTTGGCTAGTAATACCAATGGTAGCGCTACCGATACAGCGCATAAGTTGATTGAGGATGATGACAAAAATCACACTCTTCCACATCCCTTGGGGAATAAGAAGCCTAGTCACATGCACAGTGTGGTTGCTACAGCAATGAAGGGTCAAATAAAACAGCCTCAGCAGAATCCTATCAATGGTTTAAATCAGACCAAGGTTAATGGAAATAACAGTCAGAAGCAAAATCAAGCGCACCACCACAGTCAGCATAGTCTTTCTTCATCTGGGCTGAATAATAAAGGGAGAGAGCTAGAGGACCCTGCTACTAAGGCTTATATGAAGGCAATGGCTGCAAGAGCACTATGGAAGCTTGCCAAGGGAAATTCGCCCATTTGTCGTAGTATCACTGAATCAAGAGCGTTGCTTTGTTTTGCAGTACTGTTAGAGAAAGGACCTGAGGATGTTCAGTATGATTCTGCTATGGCAATAATGGAAATAACATCAGTGGCGGAAGTAGACGCTGAGTTGAGAAGGTCAGCCTTCAAGCCTAATTCCCCTGCCTGCAAAGCTGTTGTTGATCAATTGCTAAGAATCATTGAACAAGCTGATTCAGATCTGCTTGTTCCATGTGTTAAAGCTATTGGGAGTTTGGCTAGGACTTTTCGAGCTACTGAGACAAGGATGATTACTCCATTAGTAAAACTGCTTGACGAGCGAGAAGCAGATATTTCTAAGGAAGCTGCCATTGCCCTAAAAAAATTTGCTAGCTCGGATAACTACCTTCACCTTGATCATTCCAAGGCAATCATAAGTGCTGGAGGTGCAAAACATCTGATCCAACTCGTTTACTTTGGTGAACAAATAGTTCAGAGTCCATCATTGCTTTTGCTATGCTACATTGCATTGCACGTTCCAGATAGCGAAGAGCTTGCTCAAGCTGAGGTGCTTACAGTTCTTGAATGGGCATCAAAACAGTCCTACTTGATTCAAGATGAATATATGGAGTCCTTACTGCAGGAAGCTAAAAGCAGGCTGGAACTGTATCAGTCCAGAGGATCAAGGGGATTCCATTAA